Proteins encoded in a region of the Acidobacteriota bacterium genome:
- a CDS encoding TonB-dependent receptor — protein sequence MKQIATLYLAILALCATADGQTSFATKTLSGVIVTSKNEVVPEVTITVKNAAGQQTVITDAEGRFSLTIPREAVTLVVSGKNIATLEKKISASDSAENLRLEIEYAIPKVHDSLVITATQLDPTIDRRNDAIYRDTLFSRDDQVFHTLDAGINAGQHEGGGKSLEIRRFGYNLDHGGVNGGLKVLVDNFQQNQGTQGHGQGYLGQLKSLTPELVDDVEILNGPFSAQYGDFSGLGVVHIRLKESLPDQLTARFQGGEFGTFRSFLAYSPQLKSGDALIAYEASRTDGPFKNPLNYKRDNITGNYIRNLNERNKLGFKLNLGRNDFVSSGQIPLDEVFAGRLDRFGFIDPDNGGHVRTGVFNAYYRHESAKGGVLKVDGFLARSLFDLYSDFTFFLNDETNGDEIVQHDSRLQEGLNAQVLQPYKLFGHQALFVAGANFHDNQINVGLDHSVGRSPISVVTKANARVTNIAGYVQQGIDLVHGHVHVEAGLRFDHFRFEVDDNVDPLVSGVQGASRFQPKFNLSVTPADRLPLAIYFNYGRGISSQDARGVVQHPDGERISTTDFYQVGTSHHFNRLSLSTDLFLIDRSNEQVYIPDDGSFEFQGPTRAYGFEAKASVKLTKFVSFNGGLTRVMNAFYRGQQPRVYVDSAPHFISNAALTMSGWRGFSGSLRYRHIGNYRLDGEDPMIRAAGFDVIDLSVNKRITQQVEFNLSVDNLTDKHYYETQNYFESRLAPGAPVESRIHATPGYPLTVTAGVTFRFFGK from the coding sequence ATGAAACAGATCGCAACCCTTTATCTGGCGATTCTTGCGCTTTGCGCGACAGCAGATGGTCAAACCTCATTCGCCACAAAAACTCTTTCCGGCGTGATCGTTACCAGCAAGAATGAGGTTGTGCCTGAGGTGACAATCACAGTGAAAAATGCTGCTGGGCAACAAACCGTGATCACTGACGCCGAAGGTCGTTTCAGTTTGACCATCCCGCGCGAAGCCGTAACTCTGGTAGTCTCCGGCAAAAACATTGCCACGCTGGAAAAAAAGATTTCCGCCAGTGATTCAGCGGAAAATCTACGACTGGAAATTGAGTACGCAATCCCCAAAGTGCATGACAGTCTGGTGATTACTGCCACCCAACTTGACCCGACGATTGACCGTCGAAACGATGCCATTTACCGCGACACGCTGTTTTCGCGCGACGACCAGGTTTTTCACACACTGGATGCAGGCATCAATGCAGGCCAGCACGAAGGTGGCGGCAAATCGCTGGAAATCCGCCGCTTTGGGTACAACCTGGATCACGGCGGCGTGAACGGCGGGCTGAAAGTTCTGGTGGACAATTTTCAGCAAAACCAGGGAACGCAAGGGCACGGGCAAGGGTATCTGGGGCAGTTGAAATCCTTGACGCCGGAACTGGTTGATGATGTCGAAATCCTGAACGGCCCTTTCAGCGCGCAATATGGCGACTTTTCCGGCCTGGGAGTGGTTCATATCCGGTTGAAAGAATCGCTGCCGGATCAACTGACCGCACGTTTTCAAGGCGGGGAGTTCGGGACGTTCCGCTCGTTTTTAGCCTACAGCCCGCAGTTGAAATCCGGCGACGCTTTGATTGCCTACGAAGCTTCGCGCACTGACGGCCCATTCAAAAATCCGTTGAATTACAAACGCGATAACATTACGGGCAACTACATCCGCAATTTGAATGAACGCAACAAGCTGGGCTTCAAGCTGAATCTTGGCCGCAACGATTTCGTTTCGTCAGGGCAAATTCCGCTGGATGAAGTGTTCGCCGGGCGATTGGATCGGTTTGGTTTCATTGACCCTGATAACGGAGGCCACGTTCGCACAGGCGTTTTCAATGCCTATTACCGGCACGAATCCGCAAAAGGCGGCGTGTTGAAAGTTGACGGATTTCTGGCGCGGTCGCTGTTTGACCTGTATTCGGATTTCACGTTCTTTTTGAACGATGAAACAAACGGCGACGAAATCGTTCAGCACGATTCACGGTTGCAGGAAGGCCTCAACGCACAGGTTTTGCAGCCATACAAGCTCTTTGGCCATCAAGCCTTGTTTGTCGCCGGAGCCAATTTCCACGATAACCAGATCAACGTCGGATTGGATCATTCTGTCGGCCGCTCGCCAATCAGTGTTGTGACCAAGGCGAATGCCCGTGTGACTAACATCGCAGGGTATGTTCAACAGGGAATTGATCTCGTTCACGGACACGTGCATGTCGAAGCAGGGCTGCGTTTCGACCATTTCCGATTCGAGGTGGATGACAACGTTGATCCCTTGGTTTCCGGTGTTCAAGGCGCGTCGCGCTTCCAGCCGAAATTCAACCTGTCTGTAACTCCGGCTGACCGCTTGCCGCTGGCGATTTACTTTAATTACGGGCGAGGCATTTCCAGCCAGGATGCGCGCGGCGTCGTGCAGCATCCGGACGGCGAGCGAATTTCAACCACGGATTTTTATCAAGTCGGCACCTCGCACCATTTCAACCGCCTCAGCCTGAGCACAGACCTGTTCCTGATTGACCGGTCGAACGAACAGGTTTACATCCCGGACGACGGCAGCTTTGAATTTCAGGGGCCGACGCGCGCTTACGGGTTTGAAGCCAAAGCCTCCGTCAAGCTGACGAAATTTGTTTCCTTCAACGGTGGGTTGACGCGCGTGATGAACGCATTTTATCGCGGCCAGCAACCGAGAGTTTACGTGGACAGCGCGCCGCATTTCATCAGCAACGCCGCGTTGACAATGTCCGGCTGGCGAGGATTCAGTGGCTCGCTCCGCTATCGTCACATCGGCAATTATCGGCTGGATGGCGAAGACCCTATGATTCGCGCTGCCGGTTTCGATGTCATTGATTTGAGCGTGAACAAACGCATCACGCAGCAAGTCGAATTCAATCTGTCGGTGGATAATCTGACCGACAAACACTACTACGAGACACAAAACTATTTTGAATCGCGCCTTGCTCCCGGCGCCCCGGTTGAGTCGCGCATTCACGCCACGCCGGGTTATCCTTTGACGGTGACTGCTGGAGTCACATTTCGTTTCTTTGGCAAATGA
- the nikR gene encoding nickel-responsive transcriptional regulator NikR, translating into MSDLQRFGVSIESDLLESFDQLVSQRGYATRSEALRDLIRDALVQSRVTASAEKQDVLGSLTLVYDHHAKELTDQMADIQHRRHGMVVSVLHVHISRDDCMEVIVLRGKASEVRELADSLISLKGVKHGKLFITVPGHQITDRKHTHEHPHQHEPIPTKASPRRK; encoded by the coding sequence ATGAGTGATTTGCAACGCTTTGGAGTTAGCATCGAAAGCGATCTTCTGGAAAGCTTTGACCAATTGGTTTCCCAGCGCGGTTACGCTACCCGCTCCGAAGCCTTGCGCGACCTTATCCGAGATGCCTTGGTTCAATCACGCGTGACTGCATCGGCGGAAAAACAGGATGTGTTGGGCAGCCTGACGCTGGTTTATGACCACCACGCAAAGGAATTGACGGATCAAATGGCTGACATTCAGCACCGCCGCCACGGAATGGTAGTTTCGGTATTGCACGTTCATATTAGCCGGGACGACTGTATGGAAGTGATTGTTTTGCGCGGCAAAGCCAGCGAAGTACGAGAACTGGCTGATTCCTTGATCAGCCTGAAAGGCGTGAAACATGGAAAATTGTTCATCACGGTACCGGGTCACCAGATCACCGACAGAAAACACACGCATGAACATCCACACCAACACGAGCCGATTCCAACCAAAGCTTCTCCCCGCCGAAAATGA
- a CDS encoding RNA methyltransferase, whose protein sequence is MLITSPANERLKHARRVRDGREEGLIFVEGERLIEECLQSGLALATCFHSPEVSPRAEKILAQIAERGCPLFPATDAVLATISDTVNTQGIIVLAKLPTYMLDQVLSSGDLVVCLDAIQDPGNFGTILRTAEAAGANGVVALKDSVDAFAPKTLRSAMGSGFRLPIATNVGSDELLTKSQARGLKVVATMAEGETIYSHFDWYQPSLIVFGNEANGVRQELLQRADVRIRIPLRAPVESLNVSAAAAAILFEAARQRGIG, encoded by the coding sequence ATGCTGATCACAAGTCCGGCCAATGAACGTCTAAAACATGCTCGCCGCGTCCGGGATGGCCGTGAAGAGGGATTGATTTTCGTCGAAGGCGAACGCCTGATCGAAGAATGCCTGCAATCGGGCTTGGCGTTGGCGACTTGTTTTCATTCGCCCGAAGTGTCTCCCAGAGCCGAAAAGATTCTGGCGCAAATCGCTGAACGCGGCTGCCCGCTGTTTCCCGCCACTGACGCAGTCCTGGCTACGATCAGTGACACGGTCAACACACAAGGGATCATCGTTTTGGCAAAGCTGCCCACCTACATGCTTGACCAAGTTCTTTCTTCCGGAGACTTGGTAGTCTGCCTGGATGCCATTCAAGATCCTGGCAATTTTGGAACGATTCTCAGAACCGCCGAAGCCGCGGGGGCGAATGGAGTTGTCGCGCTAAAAGATTCAGTAGACGCTTTTGCTCCCAAAACATTGCGAAGCGCAATGGGTTCCGGCTTTCGGCTGCCGATCGCAACCAACGTCGGTTCGGACGAACTGCTCACCAAATCTCAGGCGAGGGGGCTGAAAGTGGTAGCGACCATGGCCGAAGGCGAAACTATTTATAGCCATTTTGACTGGTATCAACCGTCCTTGATCGTGTTCGGCAATGAGGCGAATGGGGTCAGGCAGGAGTTGTTGCAGCGCGCTGATGTGCGAATCCGTATTCCGCTACGCGCCCCGGTTGAATCCTTAAATGTTTCCGCAGCCGCCGCAGCAATCTTGTTTGAAGCAGCGCGGCAACGGGGAATTGGATGA
- a CDS encoding sigma-70 family RNA polymerase sigma factor, whose amino-acid sequence MGFRSRDQELIALVQRIAKNDQSALATLYDETNRLAYGLILRVLGDASIAEEVLLDVYTQIWRQAANYDTGRGSPIAWLMTIARTRAIDRLRSGWQDRQRKEPLDLLNDRETGAASPEEATVASERQKFVRAALSALTPEQREVIELAYYGGLSHSEIALKLNQPLGTVKTRTRLGMMKLREALAPMLSSAK is encoded by the coding sequence ATGGGTTTCCGCTCCCGCGACCAGGAATTGATTGCGCTTGTGCAACGAATTGCCAAGAATGATCAATCGGCCTTGGCTACTCTTTATGACGAAACCAACCGACTGGCTTATGGCCTGATTCTGCGTGTGCTTGGCGATGCCAGCATTGCGGAAGAGGTTTTACTGGACGTTTATACGCAAATCTGGCGACAAGCCGCCAATTACGACACGGGACGAGGCAGCCCAATTGCTTGGTTGATGACCATTGCCCGAACCAGAGCGATTGACCGGTTGCGTTCTGGCTGGCAGGACCGGCAACGGAAAGAGCCATTGGATTTGCTCAATGACAGGGAAACCGGTGCCGCCAGTCCTGAAGAAGCGACGGTGGCTTCCGAGCGGCAAAAATTTGTTCGAGCTGCATTGAGCGCCCTCACTCCCGAACAACGCGAAGTGATTGAATTGGCCTATTACGGCGGCCTGAGCCACAGTGAAATCGCTCTGAAGCTCAATCAACCGTTGGGAACAGTAAAAACCCGCACCCGGTTGGGAATGATGAAGTTGCGCGAAGCGCTGGCGCCAATGCTTTCCAGCGCAAAATGA
- a CDS encoding cupin domain-containing protein — protein sequence MSPRSKKEEYQEMAALYALGVLTQNEARAFEDVVANDTKELTEELAEFEFVAANLGFAAPEYAPPLSVRDRLLMEIANTSQSSSEDFHLPVDPQMRFSPVFSLYADQGEWLEIGAGLTAKTLFVDQARGIVTSLVRMAPGGSLPPHRHCGDEQFYVLEGDCNVHGTRLGPGDFHRAAAGSVHESTYTVEGTTFLLIAPADYEILQPAVH from the coding sequence TTGTCCCCCAGAAGCAAAAAAGAAGAATACCAGGAAATGGCTGCTCTCTATGCGCTTGGAGTTCTGACGCAAAATGAAGCCAGAGCATTTGAGGACGTGGTCGCCAACGATACGAAAGAGCTGACCGAAGAACTGGCCGAGTTTGAATTTGTTGCGGCGAATTTGGGGTTTGCTGCCCCGGAATACGCTCCGCCTTTATCGGTTCGAGACAGATTACTGATGGAAATTGCCAATACCTCACAATCATCGAGTGAAGATTTTCATTTACCCGTTGATCCCCAAATGCGGTTTTCACCGGTCTTCAGCTTGTATGCTGACCAGGGGGAATGGTTGGAAATCGGTGCCGGCTTAACTGCCAAAACGCTGTTTGTTGATCAGGCGCGTGGAATCGTCACTTCCCTGGTTAGAATGGCTCCAGGTGGCTCGCTGCCTCCGCATCGTCACTGTGGCGATGAGCAGTTTTATGTTTTGGAAGGTGATTGCAATGTTCACGGCACGCGTTTAGGGCCGGGCGATTTCCACAGGGCTGCTGCGGGCAGCGTTCACGAATCCACATACACCGTCGAAGGCACGACGTTTTTGCTGATTGCCCCGGCGGATTACGAAATTCTGCAACCTGCCGTCCATTAA
- a CDS encoding SDR family oxidoreductase → MKFDLTDRVVVITGAAGNLGMAVGKTLSSFGAKIAFVDRTPGRLMELIPELAGSADHFVAPPTDVTDLNSIITTMTEIQNRYGRIDALINTAGGYRAGTPVHETPIGDWDFMLNLNARSVFLTCQAVIPLMLKQRHGKIINVSSRAALHGDAYHAAYSVSKTAVVRLTESMAEELKNAGINVNCVMPGLIDTPQNRAAMPDADFSKWVAPEAIADVILFLVSENARAIHGAAIPVYGQS, encoded by the coding sequence ATGAAGTTTGATTTGACAGATCGAGTGGTTGTGATTACTGGAGCTGCCGGAAATTTGGGGATGGCCGTGGGAAAAACGCTTTCCTCTTTCGGAGCGAAGATCGCCTTTGTTGATCGTACGCCGGGCCGTTTGATGGAGCTTATCCCTGAATTAGCGGGATCAGCAGATCATTTTGTCGCCCCGCCTACCGATGTCACGGACTTGAATTCAATCATAACAACGATGACAGAAATACAGAATCGTTATGGCCGGATTGATGCGTTGATCAATACTGCGGGAGGGTATCGAGCCGGAACCCCCGTTCACGAGACCCCGATCGGAGATTGGGATTTTATGCTTAACCTCAACGCCCGATCGGTTTTTTTGACTTGTCAGGCAGTCATCCCTCTGATGTTGAAGCAACGGCACGGCAAAATTATCAATGTATCCTCCAGAGCGGCACTGCACGGAGACGCCTATCATGCTGCTTACAGCGTTTCCAAAACCGCCGTTGTTCGTTTGACCGAAAGCATGGCTGAAGAACTGAAAAACGCCGGTATCAACGTCAATTGTGTGATGCCCGGGTTGATAGACACGCCACAAAACCGCGCCGCAATGCCAGACGCGGATTTCAGTAAATGGGTCGCACCAGAAGCGATTGCCGACGTGATTCTGTTTCTGGTATCAGAAAACGCCCGAGCCATTCATGGAGCCGCGATCCCAGTCTATGGCCAGAGCTGA
- a CDS encoding aminotransferase class I/II-fold pyridoxal phosphate-dependent enzyme yields the protein MKNRVSRKASSFTESVIREMTRQANLYGAVNLSQGFPDFPAPADIKRAACEAIEADINQYAITWGAKRFRDAIAAKTKWHLGLDIDPDREVVVTCGSTESMIATMLAVVDPGEEVIVFEPYYENYGPDAILSGAVMRYVTLHAPDETSPVWHFDKDELRAAFNERTKAIIITTPHNPTGKVFTREELRLIADLCIEYDALALTDEIYEHIWYPDPARGVEHIAMATLDGMRDRTVTINSLSKTYSVTGWRVGYAIAAPDLINGIRQVHDFLTVGAAAPLQEAGVYAMSLPRSYYDHLQTDYQRRRDFLLGVLEEVGFKCFKPDGAYYIITDISEFGFENDIKFTQYLIKEIGVAVVPGSSFYRRPELGAQQVRFCYCKKDETLEAAAEKLRKLR from the coding sequence ATGAAAAATCGTGTTTCCCGCAAAGCATCCAGCTTCACTGAATCCGTCATTCGCGAAATGACTAGACAGGCGAATCTTTACGGAGCCGTCAATTTGTCGCAAGGCTTCCCGGATTTTCCCGCGCCTGCTGACATCAAACGCGCCGCTTGCGAAGCCATCGAAGCCGACATCAATCAGTACGCCATCACCTGGGGCGCGAAACGCTTTCGCGATGCGATTGCCGCCAAAACAAAATGGCATTTGGGCTTGGACATTGATCCCGACCGCGAAGTCGTCGTCACCTGCGGTTCGACCGAATCCATGATTGCGACGATGCTGGCTGTGGTTGATCCCGGCGAAGAGGTGATTGTCTTTGAGCCATACTACGAAAATTACGGCCCGGATGCGATTTTGTCAGGTGCGGTGATGCGCTACGTGACGTTGCACGCTCCCGATGAAACTTCGCCGGTTTGGCATTTCGACAAGGATGAACTCCGTGCGGCGTTCAACGAACGCACCAAAGCCATCATCATCACTACGCCGCACAACCCTACGGGCAAGGTTTTTACGCGCGAAGAGCTGCGCCTCATTGCGGACTTGTGTATCGAATACGATGCCTTGGCATTGACCGACGAGATTTACGAACACATCTGGTATCCCGACCCGGCGCGCGGGGTTGAGCACATAGCGATGGCGACATTGGATGGCATGCGTGATCGCACCGTGACGATCAACAGCTTGTCGAAAACCTATTCCGTGACAGGTTGGCGCGTGGGGTATGCCATTGCCGCGCCCGATTTGATTAACGGCATCCGGCAGGTTCACGATTTTCTGACGGTCGGAGCCGCTGCGCCGCTCCAGGAAGCAGGCGTGTACGCGATGAGCTTGCCGCGCAGTTATTACGATCACCTGCAAACCGATTATCAACGACGACGCGATTTTCTGCTTGGAGTGCTGGAAGAGGTCGGTTTCAAATGTTTCAAACCGGACGGCGCGTATTACATCATCACGGACATCTCCGAGTTCGGGTTTGAGAATGACATCAAATTTACGCAATACTTGATCAAAGAAATCGGCGTCGCAGTCGTTCCCGGCAGCAGCTTTTACCGTCGCCCGGAACTTGGTGCTCAGCAAGTCCGATTCTGTTATTGCAAAAAAGATGAAACGCTGGAAGCCGCAGCCGAAAAGTTGAGAAAACTGCGATAG
- a CDS encoding DUF1015 domain-containing protein — translation MSTVRPFRALRPLPAQAADVSAVPYDVVSTEEARHLAEGNPLSFLRVSRPEIELPEGTDIYSDAVYAKAAANFDRLTASAPLMIEDEPSFYIYALKMGERVQIGLVACCSVDEYDNDVILKHERTRPDKENDRTRHMLAIHAQTGPVFLTYRPKETVSALVNELVRIEPIFDFVAPDNVAHTVWHVPTERNQELIAAFGEVPNLYIADGHHRAKSASRARAELQSQNPNHKGDEEYNFFQCVLFPSDQVRILAYNRVVKDLNGYSPDDFLKEVEREFEVRPDVDPVPRKHNRFAMYLGNRWYGLKLRSDVTKRFKVTDRLDVSVLQDLLLAPVLGVQDPRTDKRIEFVGGIRGARELERLVNSGKFAVAFSMYPTSLDELMEISDAGEIMPPKSTWFEPKLRDGLLSHLI, via the coding sequence GTGTCCACCGTCAGACCTTTTCGCGCGCTTCGTCCGTTGCCCGCTCAAGCGGCAGATGTTTCGGCAGTGCCTTACGATGTCGTCAGCACAGAAGAAGCCAGGCATTTGGCCGAAGGCAATCCGCTCAGTTTTTTGCGCGTGTCGCGTCCGGAAATCGAACTGCCGGAAGGCACAGACATTTACTCCGACGCCGTGTACGCCAAAGCGGCGGCAAACTTCGACCGCCTGACTGCCTCCGCGCCATTGATGATCGAAGACGAGCCGAGCTTTTACATTTACGCGCTGAAAATGGGCGAGCGGGTTCAAATTGGCCTGGTCGCTTGCTGTTCGGTGGACGAATACGACAACGACGTCATTCTGAAACACGAACGCACGCGGCCAGACAAGGAAAACGACCGCACGCGCCACATGCTGGCGATCCATGCGCAAACTGGCCCGGTTTTTTTGACCTACCGCCCCAAGGAAACAGTCAGCGCATTGGTCAACGAACTGGTTCGCATCGAGCCGATATTTGATTTTGTCGCGCCGGACAATGTCGCGCACACCGTTTGGCACGTGCCGACAGAACGCAACCAGGAACTGATCGCGGCGTTCGGTGAAGTTCCAAACCTGTACATTGCCGACGGTCACCATAGAGCCAAAAGCGCCAGCCGCGCGCGCGCCGAACTACAAAGCCAAAATCCAAATCACAAAGGCGATGAGGAGTACAACTTTTTCCAGTGCGTGCTGTTTCCGTCGGATCAAGTTCGCATTCTGGCCTACAACCGCGTGGTGAAAGATTTGAACGGCTATTCGCCGGACGATTTTCTGAAAGAAGTCGAACGTGAATTTGAAGTCCGTCCGGACGTTGATCCTGTGCCTCGCAAACACAATCGCTTTGCGATGTATTTGGGCAACCGTTGGTATGGATTGAAGCTGCGCAGCGATGTAACCAAGCGCTTCAAGGTCACTGATAGATTGGATGTCAGTGTGTTGCAAGATTTGCTGCTTGCTCCTGTGCTGGGCGTCCAAGACCCGCGCACCGACAAACGAATTGAATTTGTCGGCGGCATTCGCGGCGCGCGTGAATTGGAACGACTTGTGAATTCCGGGAAGTTCGCAGTCGCCTTTTCGATGTACCCGACTTCGCTGGACGAACTGATGGAAATTTCCGACGCGGGCGAAATCATGCCGCCGAAATCCACCTGGTTCGAACCGAAGTTGCGGGATGGGCTACTGAGTCACTTAATTTGA
- a CDS encoding PadR family transcriptional regulator, translating to MAHQTKTNLLQGTLAMLILKTLSRGALHGYEIVQQIHRTSDEVLRIEEGSLYPALYRMEERGLVESEWGASENNRRAKYYKLTRAGRKQLTAETENWERISGAIAKVLQSA from the coding sequence ATGGCCCATCAGACGAAAACCAATTTACTCCAAGGTACGCTGGCGATGTTGATCTTAAAAACATTGTCACGGGGTGCGCTCCACGGATACGAAATTGTCCAACAGATTCATCGAACCTCAGATGAAGTGTTGCGGATAGAAGAAGGATCGCTGTATCCGGCGCTGTATCGTATGGAAGAGCGAGGCTTGGTAGAAAGTGAGTGGGGAGCCTCGGAAAATAATCGGCGCGCCAAGTATTACAAACTGACGCGTGCTGGTCGAAAACAGCTTACTGCTGAAACCGAGAATTGGGAGCGGATCAGTGGTGCAATCGCCAAGGTTTTACAGTCGGCATAG
- the serC gene encoding 3-phosphoserine/phosphohydroxythreonine transaminase, producing MSERIFNFSAGPAILPEPVLKQAQRDLFSLPGVGMSVLEISHRSATFEQIIAEAEADLRKLLSIPDTYKVLFLQGGASLQFTMIPMNLLPKGASADYILTGSWGQGAIKEAKKLGTVREAATTADTNFNRLPKSEEIKFDPNAAYVHFTSNETIFGVEFNEEPNAGNVPLVCDMSSDFISRPVDVSKYGLIYAGAQKNAGPAGATIVIIRDDLLGRVPEGLPAMLDYKNFAKNGSMYNTPPCFAIYICGLVFKWALNDVGGLEKVQAMNKEKAAILYKAIDASDNYYRGHAEADCRSQMNVTFRLPSEDLEKKFIKEATAAGLDGLKGHRSVGGLRASIYNAFPKAGVEKLVEFMADFQKNNG from the coding sequence ATGTCCGAACGCATTTTTAACTTCAGCGCAGGTCCGGCGATTTTGCCGGAACCGGTTCTGAAACAAGCCCAACGTGATTTATTTTCCTTGCCCGGAGTCGGCATGTCTGTGCTGGAAATCAGCCATCGCTCGGCGACGTTTGAGCAAATCATTGCCGAAGCCGAAGCCGATCTGCGCAAGCTGCTGAGCATTCCTGACACTTACAAAGTGTTATTTTTGCAGGGTGGCGCGAGCCTGCAGTTCACGATGATTCCGATGAACCTGCTGCCGAAAGGCGCTTCCGCCGACTACATTCTGACCGGCAGTTGGGGGCAGGGAGCGATCAAGGAAGCCAAAAAGCTCGGCACGGTGCGCGAAGCCGCGACAACCGCCGACACGAATTTCAATCGGTTGCCGAAATCTGAAGAGATCAAATTTGATCCGAACGCCGCGTATGTTCATTTCACCTCGAACGAAACGATTTTCGGCGTTGAGTTTAACGAAGAACCAAACGCTGGCAATGTGCCGCTGGTATGCGATATGTCGTCGGATTTCATCAGCCGCCCGGTTGATGTCAGCAAATACGGATTGATTTACGCCGGAGCGCAGAAAAATGCAGGCCCGGCAGGCGCGACCATTGTCATCATTCGTGACGATTTGCTGGGGCGTGTTCCCGAAGGTTTGCCCGCGATGCTGGATTACAAAAACTTTGCCAAGAACGGTTCGATGTACAACACGCCGCCGTGCTTTGCGATTTACATTTGCGGCTTGGTCTTCAAATGGGCGTTGAATGACGTTGGCGGCTTGGAAAAAGTCCAGGCGATGAACAAAGAGAAAGCGGCTATTTTGTACAAAGCGATTGACGCTTCGGACAATTACTACCGTGGTCATGCTGAAGCCGATTGCCGCAGCCAGATGAACGTCACCTTCCGGTTGCCCAGCGAAGATTTGGAAAAGAAATTCATCAAGGAAGCCACGGCTGCCGGATTAGATGGATTGAAAGGCCATCGTTCGGTCGGCGGATTGCGCGCTTCGATCTACAATGCGTTTCCGAAAGCCGGTGTCGAAAAGTTGGTCGAATTCATGGCCGATTTCCAAAAGAACAACGGCTAA
- a CDS encoding hydroxyacid dehydrogenase yields MKVLIADKFEQSGIDGLKAIGCEVISNPDLKDDALAAAIRDTGADVLVVRSTKVNEAALDAGKLRLVVRAGAGFNTIDVKAASARGIYVSNCPGKNSVAVAELAFGLILALDRRIADNVAELRAGKWNKKEFGKAAGLRGRTLGLIGLGQIGREMIQRAKAFDLDVLGWSRNLTPEKAEELGIHYRQSVLEVVAESDIISLHVALTPETRGFINADVFEKMKTGAILINTARAEIVDQAALAQAIKTKHIRAGLDVFANEPTTATGEFSDEIVSFPGVYGTHHIGASTDQAQEAIAAETVRIVREFMETGSVPNVVNLADRTPATHLLVVRHKDRPGVLAHVLNEVKAANINVQKMENIVFAGAEAAIARIELDGTLEPETMDRVCSGNGDVIEANLLSLA; encoded by the coding sequence ATGAAAGTACTGATTGCTGACAAATTCGAGCAAAGCGGGATTGATGGGCTGAAAGCCATTGGCTGTGAAGTCATCAGCAATCCCGACCTGAAAGACGACGCGCTGGCCGCAGCCATTCGCGACACCGGAGCCGACGTGTTGGTGGTTCGTTCGACCAAAGTCAACGAAGCCGCGCTGGATGCTGGCAAGCTGCGATTGGTCGTTCGCGCCGGAGCCGGGTTCAACACGATTGATGTCAAAGCGGCTTCGGCGCGTGGTATTTACGTTTCAAACTGCCCGGGCAAAAACTCCGTTGCCGTAGCGGAATTGGCTTTCGGATTGATTCTGGCGCTTGACCGTCGCATCGCTGACAACGTTGCCGAATTGCGCGCGGGCAAGTGGAACAAGAAAGAATTCGGCAAAGCCGCGGGCTTAAGAGGGCGCACGTTGGGCTTAATCGGCCTCGGCCAAATTGGCCGCGAGATGATTCAACGCGCCAAAGCTTTCGATTTGGATGTGCTGGGTTGGAGCCGGAACCTGACGCCGGAAAAGGCCGAAGAGTTGGGGATTCATTACCGACAGTCCGTGCTGGAAGTTGTCGCCGAATCCGACATCATCAGTTTGCACGTCGCGCTGACGCCGGAAACGCGCGGCTTCATCAACGCCGATGTCTTTGAAAAGATGAAAACCGGTGCAATCCTGATTAACACCGCGCGCGCCGAGATTGTTGACCAGGCCGCGCTGGCGCAAGCGATCAAAACCAAACACATTCGCGCCGGTTTGGACGTGTTTGCCAATGAACCGACGACGGCGACCGGCGAATTCAGTGACGAGATCGTCAGTTTTCCGGGCGTGTACGGCACGCATCACATCGGCGCTTCAACCGATCAGGCGCAGGAAGCCATCGCCGCCGAAACCGTTCGCATCGTCCGCGAATTTATGGAAACCGGCTCGGTTCCCAACGTGGTCAATCTGGCTGATCGCACTCCGGCAACACATCTGCTGGTCGTCCGTCACAAAGACCGTCCCGGCGTGTTGGCGCACGTGCTCAACGAAGTCAAAGCGGCCAATATCAACGTCCAGAAAATGGAAAACATTGTTTTCGCCGGAGCCGAAGCAGCGATTGCCAGAATCGAACTTGACGGCACGCTGGAACCGGAAACCATGGATCGCGTCTGCTCTGGCAACGGAGATGTCATCGAAGCAAATCTTCTTTCACTAGCTTGA